One Pomacea canaliculata isolate SZHN2017 linkage group LG9, ASM307304v1, whole genome shotgun sequence DNA segment encodes these proteins:
- the LOC112571872 gene encoding uncharacterized protein LOC112571872 isoform X3, whose protein sequence is MEISACRSSIPSTSSRPLLKQQHDSITDWMNKGVTSKNYNQHPGLFQDIPQQLPSRDQAPKNQKLSHFASSSLLTENQQEKHAVKCLSKDESYWIPEDFQKSPSDITHCQDQLDTADDFSLSGRNFSSQKCTQACFPKSSVVQPTDQFYDTIMFSRREIERDNKISTPVFENSILDNKLNRRKVNPSSSWSLHLEAVYDKLNSKEEVASSDDFKFSMRPLFDNKSALWKPFSAVCNEDKNSYRLYNEVDDQCLNSSSAVTNSGTTGHHYVNLEDIFIHQTSYPKLDTSNKLHLVTNSSAARNDQVDLGELCLPHSACLGKEVSCSASQTYMFGQSSDIKRGSLKLSHQSLNLNAILDTGVCKEWNSKDNQHGVDVLLELGELERDTLFDNSVKDTGCATMTQYSPQSPEHVDVISAQEEGSVNIASDVENAVQEAVEKMVHHVVLLESQSIMKDSVSFGYEDSNAPSFSDSHFMSECKSLQTIRGGDEKTTVSVPVQTDWSLMGFQTNHMPDLCSKQFADKGVQWEPPSPQTDRKQELLALTDTIQTSETEFTETNDCQKSKDVCSSTVQSRNTSQKSGSPVMLAPASATSK, encoded by the exons ATGGAGATCAGCGCCTGCAGAAG caGTATACCAAGCACATCATCCAGGCCATTACTAAAACAGCAACATGACTCTATCACAGACTGGATGAATAAAGGAGTTACCTCAAAGAATTACAATCAGCATCCAGGATTG TTTCAGGATATCCCACAGCAGCTGCCAAGCAGAGACCAAGCACCTAAGAATCAAAAGTTATCACATTTTGCTTCTTCATCTCTGTTAACTGAAAATCAACAGGAAAAGCATGCTGTGAAATGCTTGTCCAAAGATGAGAGCTATTGGATACCAGAGGATTTTCAAAAGAGTCCATCTGATATTACTCACTGCCAAGACCAGTTAGACACTGCAGATGACTTTTCTCTATCAGGCAGAAATTTCTCAAGCCAAAAATGTACTCAGGCATGTTTTCCCAAATCATCTGTAGTTCAGCCAACAGATCAGTTTTATGATACCATTATGTTTAGTCGTAGAGAAATTGAGAGAGATAACAAAATAAGTACACCAGTCTTTGAAAACAGCATTTTGGACAACAAACTTAACAGGAGAAAAGTGAACCCTTCATCATCATGGTCTTTACACTTGGAAGCTGTATATGACAAACTTAATTCCAAAGAAGAAGTTGCAAGTTCTGATGATTTTAAGTTTTCAATGAGGCCTCTATTTGACAATAAATCAGCATTATGGAAGCCATTTTCTGCTGTTTGCAATGAAGACAAGAACAGTTACAGGCTTTACAATGAAGTGGATGATCAGTGCTTGAACAG TTCTTCCGCTGTCACTAACTCGGGTACTACAGGTCACCATTATGTCAACTTGGAGGACATATTTATTCACCAGACATCATATCCAAAGCTAGATACAtcaaataaattacatttagtTACAAATTCATCTGCTGCAAGAAATGATCAGGTTGACTTGGGAGAGCTCTGTCTACCACATTCTGCATGTCTAGGGAAAGAAGTATCCTGTTCAGCAAGTCAGACGTATATGTTTG GGCAAAGTTCTGATATCAAGAGAGGTAGCTTAAAGCTGAGCCATCAATCTTTGAATCTTAATGCAATCCTTGACACAGGAGTCTGTAAGGAGTG GAATTCCAAGGATAATCAGCATGGTGTTGATGTGCTGCTTGAG cTCGGTGAACTAGAAAGAGATACTTTGTTCGACAATTCTGTGAAAGACACTGGCTGTGCTACAATGACGCAATATTCTCCACAGAGTCCAGAGCATGTTGATGTCATTTCAGCACAAGAAGAG GGGTCAGTAAACATCGCATCAGATGTGGAAAATGCTGTTCAGGAAGCAGTTGAGAAAATGGTCCATCATGTTGTGCTCCTGGAGAGTCAAAGCATCATGAAGGACAGTGTGAGTTTTGGATATGAAGATTCCAACGCCCCATCATTCTCAGACTCTCATTTTATGAGTGAATGCAAGAGTTTGCAGACAATTAGAGGTGGAGATGAAAAGACAACTGTCTCTGTCCCTGTTCAAACAGACTGGAGCCTGATGGGCTTTCAGACTAATCATATGCCAGATCTGTGCAGCAAACAGTTCGCAGACAAGGGAGTGCAATGGGAGCCTCCATCACCACAGACAGATAGAAAACAAGAATTATTGGCCTTGACAGACACCATACAGACCAGTGAAACAGAGTTTACTGAGACTAATGATTGTCAAAAATCCAAAGACGTCTGTTCAAGTACTGTTCAGAGTAGGAACACCTCACAGAAATCAG GCAGCCCAGTGATGTTGGCACCAGCAAGTGCGAcctcaaaataa
- the LOC112571872 gene encoding uncharacterized protein LOC112571872 isoform X1, which yields MNWIGGAKSRIKLHGDQRLQKEFFEKKKLNLKCEKLLKQSVCKTPATRKKHVSQDLLALHTVSKASATGVKSRQTSVKEVKFDIRQSHNAVRFLDKVNHGNIVRATAKKFDRVELPFSPTPIPSKIDLEFEPSCSIPSTSSRPLLKQQHDSITDWMNKGVTSKNYNQHPGLFQDIPQQLPSRDQAPKNQKLSHFASSSLLTENQQEKHAVKCLSKDESYWIPEDFQKSPSDITHCQDQLDTADDFSLSGRNFSSQKCTQACFPKSSVVQPTDQFYDTIMFSRREIERDNKISTPVFENSILDNKLNRRKVNPSSSWSLHLEAVYDKLNSKEEVASSDDFKFSMRPLFDNKSALWKPFSAVCNEDKNSYRLYNEVDDQCLNSSSAVTNSGTTGHHYVNLEDIFIHQTSYPKLDTSNKLHLVTNSSAARNDQVDLGELCLPHSACLGKEVSCSASQTYMFGQSSDIKRGSLKLSHQSLNLNAILDTGVCKEWNSKDNQHGVDVLLELGELERDTLFDNSVKDTGCATMTQYSPQSPEHVDVISAQEEGSVNIASDVENAVQEAVEKMVHHVVLLESQSIMKDSVSFGYEDSNAPSFSDSHFMSECKSLQTIRGGDEKTTVSVPVQTDWSLMGFQTNHMPDLCSKQFADKGVQWEPPSPQTDRKQELLALTDTIQTSETEFTETNDCQKSKDVCSSTVQSRNTSQKSGSPVMLAPASATSK from the exons ATGAATTGGATCGGAGGGgcaaaaagtagaataaaacTTCATGGAGATCAGCGCCTGCAGAAG GAGttctttgagaagaaaaaactgaaccttaaatgtgaaaaactattaaaacaatCAGTTTGTAAAACTCCAGCAActagaaaaaaacatgtaagtCAAGACCTCCTTGCACTTCATACAGTCAGCAAAGCAAGTGCGACTG GTGTAAAGTCAAGACAAACCAGTGTGAAGGAGGTGAAATTTGACATACGGCAGTCACACAATGCTGTTAGGTTTCTCGACAAAGTAAATCATGGAAACATCGTCAGAGCTACAGCAAAAAAATTTGACAGAGTTGAACTCCCATTTTCACCTACTCCCATACCATCTAAGATTGATCTGGAATTTGAGCCCTCTTG caGTATACCAAGCACATCATCCAGGCCATTACTAAAACAGCAACATGACTCTATCACAGACTGGATGAATAAAGGAGTTACCTCAAAGAATTACAATCAGCATCCAGGATTG TTTCAGGATATCCCACAGCAGCTGCCAAGCAGAGACCAAGCACCTAAGAATCAAAAGTTATCACATTTTGCTTCTTCATCTCTGTTAACTGAAAATCAACAGGAAAAGCATGCTGTGAAATGCTTGTCCAAAGATGAGAGCTATTGGATACCAGAGGATTTTCAAAAGAGTCCATCTGATATTACTCACTGCCAAGACCAGTTAGACACTGCAGATGACTTTTCTCTATCAGGCAGAAATTTCTCAAGCCAAAAATGTACTCAGGCATGTTTTCCCAAATCATCTGTAGTTCAGCCAACAGATCAGTTTTATGATACCATTATGTTTAGTCGTAGAGAAATTGAGAGAGATAACAAAATAAGTACACCAGTCTTTGAAAACAGCATTTTGGACAACAAACTTAACAGGAGAAAAGTGAACCCTTCATCATCATGGTCTTTACACTTGGAAGCTGTATATGACAAACTTAATTCCAAAGAAGAAGTTGCAAGTTCTGATGATTTTAAGTTTTCAATGAGGCCTCTATTTGACAATAAATCAGCATTATGGAAGCCATTTTCTGCTGTTTGCAATGAAGACAAGAACAGTTACAGGCTTTACAATGAAGTGGATGATCAGTGCTTGAACAG TTCTTCCGCTGTCACTAACTCGGGTACTACAGGTCACCATTATGTCAACTTGGAGGACATATTTATTCACCAGACATCATATCCAAAGCTAGATACAtcaaataaattacatttagtTACAAATTCATCTGCTGCAAGAAATGATCAGGTTGACTTGGGAGAGCTCTGTCTACCACATTCTGCATGTCTAGGGAAAGAAGTATCCTGTTCAGCAAGTCAGACGTATATGTTTG GGCAAAGTTCTGATATCAAGAGAGGTAGCTTAAAGCTGAGCCATCAATCTTTGAATCTTAATGCAATCCTTGACACAGGAGTCTGTAAGGAGTG GAATTCCAAGGATAATCAGCATGGTGTTGATGTGCTGCTTGAG cTCGGTGAACTAGAAAGAGATACTTTGTTCGACAATTCTGTGAAAGACACTGGCTGTGCTACAATGACGCAATATTCTCCACAGAGTCCAGAGCATGTTGATGTCATTTCAGCACAAGAAGAG GGGTCAGTAAACATCGCATCAGATGTGGAAAATGCTGTTCAGGAAGCAGTTGAGAAAATGGTCCATCATGTTGTGCTCCTGGAGAGTCAAAGCATCATGAAGGACAGTGTGAGTTTTGGATATGAAGATTCCAACGCCCCATCATTCTCAGACTCTCATTTTATGAGTGAATGCAAGAGTTTGCAGACAATTAGAGGTGGAGATGAAAAGACAACTGTCTCTGTCCCTGTTCAAACAGACTGGAGCCTGATGGGCTTTCAGACTAATCATATGCCAGATCTGTGCAGCAAACAGTTCGCAGACAAGGGAGTGCAATGGGAGCCTCCATCACCACAGACAGATAGAAAACAAGAATTATTGGCCTTGACAGACACCATACAGACCAGTGAAACAGAGTTTACTGAGACTAATGATTGTCAAAAATCCAAAGACGTCTGTTCAAGTACTGTTCAGAGTAGGAACACCTCACAGAAATCAG GCAGCCCAGTGATGTTGGCACCAGCAAGTGCGAcctcaaaataa
- the LOC112571872 gene encoding uncharacterized protein LOC112571872 isoform X2 — MNWIGGAKSRIKLHGDQRLQKEFFEKKKLNLKCEKLLKQSVCKTPATRKKHVSQDLLALHTVSKASATGVKSRQTSVKEVKFDIRQSHNAVRFLDKVNHGNIVRATAKKFDRVELPFSPTPIPSKIDLEFEPSCIPSTSSRPLLKQQHDSITDWMNKGVTSKNYNQHPGLFQDIPQQLPSRDQAPKNQKLSHFASSSLLTENQQEKHAVKCLSKDESYWIPEDFQKSPSDITHCQDQLDTADDFSLSGRNFSSQKCTQACFPKSSVVQPTDQFYDTIMFSRREIERDNKISTPVFENSILDNKLNRRKVNPSSSWSLHLEAVYDKLNSKEEVASSDDFKFSMRPLFDNKSALWKPFSAVCNEDKNSYRLYNEVDDQCLNSSSAVTNSGTTGHHYVNLEDIFIHQTSYPKLDTSNKLHLVTNSSAARNDQVDLGELCLPHSACLGKEVSCSASQTYMFGQSSDIKRGSLKLSHQSLNLNAILDTGVCKEWNSKDNQHGVDVLLELGELERDTLFDNSVKDTGCATMTQYSPQSPEHVDVISAQEEGSVNIASDVENAVQEAVEKMVHHVVLLESQSIMKDSVSFGYEDSNAPSFSDSHFMSECKSLQTIRGGDEKTTVSVPVQTDWSLMGFQTNHMPDLCSKQFADKGVQWEPPSPQTDRKQELLALTDTIQTSETEFTETNDCQKSKDVCSSTVQSRNTSQKSGSPVMLAPASATSK; from the exons ATGAATTGGATCGGAGGGgcaaaaagtagaataaaacTTCATGGAGATCAGCGCCTGCAGAAG GAGttctttgagaagaaaaaactgaaccttaaatgtgaaaaactattaaaacaatCAGTTTGTAAAACTCCAGCAActagaaaaaaacatgtaagtCAAGACCTCCTTGCACTTCATACAGTCAGCAAAGCAAGTGCGACTG GTGTAAAGTCAAGACAAACCAGTGTGAAGGAGGTGAAATTTGACATACGGCAGTCACACAATGCTGTTAGGTTTCTCGACAAAGTAAATCATGGAAACATCGTCAGAGCTACAGCAAAAAAATTTGACAGAGTTGAACTCCCATTTTCACCTACTCCCATACCATCTAAGATTGATCTGGAATTTGAGCCCTCTTG TATACCAAGCACATCATCCAGGCCATTACTAAAACAGCAACATGACTCTATCACAGACTGGATGAATAAAGGAGTTACCTCAAAGAATTACAATCAGCATCCAGGATTG TTTCAGGATATCCCACAGCAGCTGCCAAGCAGAGACCAAGCACCTAAGAATCAAAAGTTATCACATTTTGCTTCTTCATCTCTGTTAACTGAAAATCAACAGGAAAAGCATGCTGTGAAATGCTTGTCCAAAGATGAGAGCTATTGGATACCAGAGGATTTTCAAAAGAGTCCATCTGATATTACTCACTGCCAAGACCAGTTAGACACTGCAGATGACTTTTCTCTATCAGGCAGAAATTTCTCAAGCCAAAAATGTACTCAGGCATGTTTTCCCAAATCATCTGTAGTTCAGCCAACAGATCAGTTTTATGATACCATTATGTTTAGTCGTAGAGAAATTGAGAGAGATAACAAAATAAGTACACCAGTCTTTGAAAACAGCATTTTGGACAACAAACTTAACAGGAGAAAAGTGAACCCTTCATCATCATGGTCTTTACACTTGGAAGCTGTATATGACAAACTTAATTCCAAAGAAGAAGTTGCAAGTTCTGATGATTTTAAGTTTTCAATGAGGCCTCTATTTGACAATAAATCAGCATTATGGAAGCCATTTTCTGCTGTTTGCAATGAAGACAAGAACAGTTACAGGCTTTACAATGAAGTGGATGATCAGTGCTTGAACAG TTCTTCCGCTGTCACTAACTCGGGTACTACAGGTCACCATTATGTCAACTTGGAGGACATATTTATTCACCAGACATCATATCCAAAGCTAGATACAtcaaataaattacatttagtTACAAATTCATCTGCTGCAAGAAATGATCAGGTTGACTTGGGAGAGCTCTGTCTACCACATTCTGCATGTCTAGGGAAAGAAGTATCCTGTTCAGCAAGTCAGACGTATATGTTTG GGCAAAGTTCTGATATCAAGAGAGGTAGCTTAAAGCTGAGCCATCAATCTTTGAATCTTAATGCAATCCTTGACACAGGAGTCTGTAAGGAGTG GAATTCCAAGGATAATCAGCATGGTGTTGATGTGCTGCTTGAG cTCGGTGAACTAGAAAGAGATACTTTGTTCGACAATTCTGTGAAAGACACTGGCTGTGCTACAATGACGCAATATTCTCCACAGAGTCCAGAGCATGTTGATGTCATTTCAGCACAAGAAGAG GGGTCAGTAAACATCGCATCAGATGTGGAAAATGCTGTTCAGGAAGCAGTTGAGAAAATGGTCCATCATGTTGTGCTCCTGGAGAGTCAAAGCATCATGAAGGACAGTGTGAGTTTTGGATATGAAGATTCCAACGCCCCATCATTCTCAGACTCTCATTTTATGAGTGAATGCAAGAGTTTGCAGACAATTAGAGGTGGAGATGAAAAGACAACTGTCTCTGTCCCTGTTCAAACAGACTGGAGCCTGATGGGCTTTCAGACTAATCATATGCCAGATCTGTGCAGCAAACAGTTCGCAGACAAGGGAGTGCAATGGGAGCCTCCATCACCACAGACAGATAGAAAACAAGAATTATTGGCCTTGACAGACACCATACAGACCAGTGAAACAGAGTTTACTGAGACTAATGATTGTCAAAAATCCAAAGACGTCTGTTCAAGTACTGTTCAGAGTAGGAACACCTCACAGAAATCAG GCAGCCCAGTGATGTTGGCACCAGCAAGTGCGAcctcaaaataa
- the LOC112571872 gene encoding uncharacterized protein LOC112571872 isoform X4: MEISACRSIPSTSSRPLLKQQHDSITDWMNKGVTSKNYNQHPGLFQDIPQQLPSRDQAPKNQKLSHFASSSLLTENQQEKHAVKCLSKDESYWIPEDFQKSPSDITHCQDQLDTADDFSLSGRNFSSQKCTQACFPKSSVVQPTDQFYDTIMFSRREIERDNKISTPVFENSILDNKLNRRKVNPSSSWSLHLEAVYDKLNSKEEVASSDDFKFSMRPLFDNKSALWKPFSAVCNEDKNSYRLYNEVDDQCLNSSSAVTNSGTTGHHYVNLEDIFIHQTSYPKLDTSNKLHLVTNSSAARNDQVDLGELCLPHSACLGKEVSCSASQTYMFGQSSDIKRGSLKLSHQSLNLNAILDTGVCKEWNSKDNQHGVDVLLELGELERDTLFDNSVKDTGCATMTQYSPQSPEHVDVISAQEEGSVNIASDVENAVQEAVEKMVHHVVLLESQSIMKDSVSFGYEDSNAPSFSDSHFMSECKSLQTIRGGDEKTTVSVPVQTDWSLMGFQTNHMPDLCSKQFADKGVQWEPPSPQTDRKQELLALTDTIQTSETEFTETNDCQKSKDVCSSTVQSRNTSQKSGSPVMLAPASATSK; the protein is encoded by the exons ATGGAGATCAGCGCCTGCAGAAG TATACCAAGCACATCATCCAGGCCATTACTAAAACAGCAACATGACTCTATCACAGACTGGATGAATAAAGGAGTTACCTCAAAGAATTACAATCAGCATCCAGGATTG TTTCAGGATATCCCACAGCAGCTGCCAAGCAGAGACCAAGCACCTAAGAATCAAAAGTTATCACATTTTGCTTCTTCATCTCTGTTAACTGAAAATCAACAGGAAAAGCATGCTGTGAAATGCTTGTCCAAAGATGAGAGCTATTGGATACCAGAGGATTTTCAAAAGAGTCCATCTGATATTACTCACTGCCAAGACCAGTTAGACACTGCAGATGACTTTTCTCTATCAGGCAGAAATTTCTCAAGCCAAAAATGTACTCAGGCATGTTTTCCCAAATCATCTGTAGTTCAGCCAACAGATCAGTTTTATGATACCATTATGTTTAGTCGTAGAGAAATTGAGAGAGATAACAAAATAAGTACACCAGTCTTTGAAAACAGCATTTTGGACAACAAACTTAACAGGAGAAAAGTGAACCCTTCATCATCATGGTCTTTACACTTGGAAGCTGTATATGACAAACTTAATTCCAAAGAAGAAGTTGCAAGTTCTGATGATTTTAAGTTTTCAATGAGGCCTCTATTTGACAATAAATCAGCATTATGGAAGCCATTTTCTGCTGTTTGCAATGAAGACAAGAACAGTTACAGGCTTTACAATGAAGTGGATGATCAGTGCTTGAACAG TTCTTCCGCTGTCACTAACTCGGGTACTACAGGTCACCATTATGTCAACTTGGAGGACATATTTATTCACCAGACATCATATCCAAAGCTAGATACAtcaaataaattacatttagtTACAAATTCATCTGCTGCAAGAAATGATCAGGTTGACTTGGGAGAGCTCTGTCTACCACATTCTGCATGTCTAGGGAAAGAAGTATCCTGTTCAGCAAGTCAGACGTATATGTTTG GGCAAAGTTCTGATATCAAGAGAGGTAGCTTAAAGCTGAGCCATCAATCTTTGAATCTTAATGCAATCCTTGACACAGGAGTCTGTAAGGAGTG GAATTCCAAGGATAATCAGCATGGTGTTGATGTGCTGCTTGAG cTCGGTGAACTAGAAAGAGATACTTTGTTCGACAATTCTGTGAAAGACACTGGCTGTGCTACAATGACGCAATATTCTCCACAGAGTCCAGAGCATGTTGATGTCATTTCAGCACAAGAAGAG GGGTCAGTAAACATCGCATCAGATGTGGAAAATGCTGTTCAGGAAGCAGTTGAGAAAATGGTCCATCATGTTGTGCTCCTGGAGAGTCAAAGCATCATGAAGGACAGTGTGAGTTTTGGATATGAAGATTCCAACGCCCCATCATTCTCAGACTCTCATTTTATGAGTGAATGCAAGAGTTTGCAGACAATTAGAGGTGGAGATGAAAAGACAACTGTCTCTGTCCCTGTTCAAACAGACTGGAGCCTGATGGGCTTTCAGACTAATCATATGCCAGATCTGTGCAGCAAACAGTTCGCAGACAAGGGAGTGCAATGGGAGCCTCCATCACCACAGACAGATAGAAAACAAGAATTATTGGCCTTGACAGACACCATACAGACCAGTGAAACAGAGTTTACTGAGACTAATGATTGTCAAAAATCCAAAGACGTCTGTTCAAGTACTGTTCAGAGTAGGAACACCTCACAGAAATCAG GCAGCCCAGTGATGTTGGCACCAGCAAGTGCGAcctcaaaataa